The Candidatus Neomarinimicrobiota bacterium genome contains the following window.
TGCCCAGCATGATCAGGATACGTCTATGGAAAGCCATGTGTTTGCCGGGGAGGATTATGGTGTGGCGGGGAATAACCGTCGATGCCAACACCAGGGTCCCCATGACCACCAGCACAAACCACAGTAAACGTCTATCTATATAAGGTTTAGCCCCTTCCTGAATACCAAAGGTGCTGTCAAGCCAACTCAAGGCTCGCGCGTGGGTTGCCGGAGCAAAAAGAATGGAGATATGCTCCACGCCGGGAATAATCTGAAAGTCCCGGGCACTCCCAGAAGCCAGATCGCCCCCTACACCGCCAGCCTCAGCAAGACGATTTCTGGCATTTTCCACAAAATCGGGCTCCAATTGTCCAGCCATAAGCAATAGATTTTTAGGCAATTCCGGGGTAACCGGGGTCCTCACCGGGGATATGGCAATGGTTGCCTGCGTGGCGGGATGGGTTTGACCAAATCGTAAGGCTGCTGCTGTGCCCATGGAATGACCCACAATGGCCACCCGACTCGTATCGATTTGTTCGTATTCACTGACTGCCACCAGAACCGTTTCCACATTATCCAGCAACCAGGGACTGTAAATATCCTCCTGCATGGGTTGAGGGTTTCCGGCATGTCCATCAAAATCCCAGGTCACCACCACATAGCCAGCATGAGCAAACTTCAACGCCATCCCTTTCATGATGGTCCCGGATCCAGCCAATCCATGGGCCACCAGAACCAGGGGCCGCTTACCGGAGCCAAAATTTTCAAGGTGGATAATTTCATATGGCAACCCCGAGCGACTACCTGATTCAATCACCAGCCCGCTTCTGGACTTCTTGAGCTGCCACAGGGACACGGCAAAAAGCAGCACGCCCAGGAGAGCTATGCTCATTCTCAGCTTGTTCGGTTTCAGAAAAGTTATTGCTGCCTCCACATTAGATCCTTGAGCATAATCGAAAACATCGCGGGGTCTCCGAATTTCCATGAGTGCTTTCATTGTCTACTACAATTGATTCTCATTGGATTTACTTCATTCCGCTAGCAAATCAAATAATTAATGGTAAGGAATATTGCTTAAACCACCCCTTTAAAGAGACATATCGCCTCTTACAGAATTTGTTTCTCCACCAGGACCTGGCATCAGATATTAGAGGGCATTGAAAAGATGGTCTGGCTTATGAGCAGAAATAAATTCATGACACCCCATATTAAACTTTCATTTCTGGTGACATTCCTCGCTTCGTGTGGTCTTTTTGAACCGGATACTGGCATCTCTGAATCCTATACCTTTGAAAGTACTGCCATTGGCGCCACCGGGGTTGCAGCTGTGTATTATCCTGAAGACTACACCTCAAGCACAGCGGTTATTTATCTGTTGAATGGGTGGGGCACTGATGCTTTCGCCTGGGAAACCGGAATTGATCTGGCCATGGAAGCCCATAAGCGGGACATCATGTTTGTCTCTTTAAGTGCCGGTAGCAATCTCTATATGAACAACAGCTCCATCCCCAATAAGAATTATGAAGATTATGTTCTGGAAATCGTTGAGGGTGTGGAGAATGAATATGGTTTGGAGGTCGAACATACCCACAGGGCGCTTTGCGGTATATCCAATGGTGGTGGCGGTGCGATTTATCTCATGAGTCGATACCCCAATCTGTTTTCTGCCTGCGGTTCACTCAGCGGGACCTATTACAACCAAATCAATTTTAACAATCTCCGCAGTCATGGGATACGCATTGATGTAGGAACTGATGATGGAATTTTGAGAGAGCTGCAACGCTTGCATAACAAGCTCACGGATGATCGCATCAGTCATGACTATTATGAGCATGCCGGAGACCATGATTGGGATTTCTGGAAGAAATATTGTCCAGACCAATTCGATTTTTTGGAGAATTGGATGTCCACTGATTGAGATTGTTGAAGTCACACCAATGCAAAGCTGCATACACTTCGGACATTTCAAAACTTCGATACCGTGACCTGTCTACGCTAAATGCTACTGCAAGCCAGGCATGCTACATATCGAGGTCATTAGCTTGCACCGGCTTGCGCTAGTTTCTTCAGAACCACCAGCAGATATGAACTCTCCAGATTGGAAAATTTGGCGGTGAACTTTTGGGGATCATCAGCATAGCGACCCTGGTCCCATTCAGCATCTACAGCTGCAATCACCCGTTCCAGCTCCGCTTGCCACTGAGATTCTATTGCAGCATCACCAGTAGGATCATGCATGATCAGCAGACCCTGACTGATCACCTGCACTACACGAGCGGACAACTGCATGGAAGCCAATATCTCAAGGTTTTTCACCGGTTGGTCTTGAGGGAATTGACTGACCAGTTTTTGCGCGAGTTGGTTCACGCCCTCCAGCTCGCTGATCTTTTCAGGTTCATCAGAGAGGTCGTAGTGGTTGTTGGTGATGGCAGTGTAGGCTTTACGATCCAGATGTAGACCAGGCCACTGGCTAAGATACTCATGTAGCTCATCACTGAGGGGTATACCAAAAACATTTTCCGCAAAGCGTTTGTGAAAGGCGCGGAGATCAA
Protein-coding sequences here:
- a CDS encoding alpha/beta fold hydrolase gives rise to the protein MEIRRPRDVFDYAQGSNVEAAITFLKPNKLRMSIALLGVLLFAVSLWQLKKSRSGLVIESGSRSGLPYEIIHLENFGSGKRPLVLVAHGLAGSGTIMKGMALKFAHAGYVVVTWDFDGHAGNPQPMQEDIYSPWLLDNVETVLVAVSEYEQIDTSRVAIVGHSMGTAAALRFGQTHPATQATIAISPVRTPVTPELPKNLLLMAGQLEPDFVENARNRLAEAGGVGGDLASGSARDFQIIPGVEHISILFAPATHARALSWLDSTFGIQEGAKPYIDRRLLWFVLVVMGTLVLASTVIPRHTIILPGKHMAFHRRILIMLGSAVSATLLLWLAGLMGLPLNTLFGIRAGGYLILWFLVAA